The genome window tttgttaaatagcaaatgtgcatACTCtgtcttaatttttttttaaatgatacagTATGACATTACCCGCATAAAAACTGCTGATGGAACGTGGTTAGAGAAATAGAAGGCAGAGATGTTCTTTatgttgaaaaaggttttggagaAGGTGCAGTAAGTACTATTATAGATTCCTGACGTTCTATTTTTCTGAAATTGTACGTTACAATCATGGAAAATATAATTCCATTCTGGTTCTGTGTAACCTTGTGTCAGTATCCTGAAAGAGGTTAATATTTTACATTAGAGGTCGGGCAGATCCATGTCCCGCAAGGCATCTCACAAAGTAGGTGAGTCACCTAAACAGGCGGACCTGTACCCGTTCAAAAATTGATCTCGCAAATCTAGGCGAGGACACGGGCGTCACCCCGCGTCGTTATTTTCCTTACTCATCAGTTTAAGGCATAACCAATCGATGGTCGAGGGCATTACCTACCTCTGTATGCAGACTATTACACTCATGGTGTTTACCATTGGTGTTCACTTCAAAAAGTATAAACCTACAGTTGCATTTTATTTTCTGAGCGCATTATGTGATACATAATTGTACGTTTTCATTCCTCAATTTAATCAGGTAAAATATAGCTTTTCTACGCGATTTTACTTATTTACACTGGTTTCAAGCGATTTGGAGCGCAAAGGTTGATGGGAAAGTTAAAAGGTTCTTTTACCCccggcatttttttttttacttcgtGAAGAGCAATCGATACCAGAGGTCTCTAAGGCTGTGCaatttatttatatttgtttATGTTTTATGTTAAAAGTATCATGTTTTGTTAATTGATAATGACCAATGGCATTGATGTGATCATTGACACTTCACATAACCTAATAGGCCTTTAAAACCATATAAAATATGAATTTCTCTTAAAATAATACACTCTGGTTTTTAGATCTTGCTAAAACAAATGTAAGAGTAAAATAGATCTGTATTGGTATTTTaaacaacatatatatatatttaaattgtATACGTAATTCTATTATGGTGTCAACAATGTCGTTTTTCAAGGAGAAATTATTTTATTGAGTTCGCCATTTTTGATCCAACTTGCCTTCCATAGTCTCTTCTCGTTTTTCTCTGTCCAGTTACGATCACTCACGCGTTTGAGTCAAATAAGATGGAAGATATTTCTTTGGACGAAGTGATACGTCGACGCGGTTTCAACAACAAAGAAACAGTTAAAAGGTATTAATTTAGCAATTTATGAGTTTGAATGCAATTTATGAACGTTATGCCTTGAGTTGTATCATTCAACGTAATGAAGAAATTCATTTTCCAGAAAGCCTCGGCTATTTCAGTTCCTCAGCGGTCCTTTTTCAAGGCCTGTACTCCCGGTTGGATTAGCTACAATCATGTAGCGAACGTTACTATCTATCGCTACACTGCAGACACTGATTTCCCTGATATCAATGAGTCAAATACGCGCAGCGAGCTATTTATCAAGGCATTGTttaactagttagctaactaggTAAACAATTTTTATCAGCATTTGATGACGGTAAATTAGCTATCGACCAAAAAAATAACCGAATAAGGTAAACAGTTAGTTGGAATGTACGTTTGGTAGTTAGCTATAAACTAACAATGGTTACAAACGCAGAAACGTACAGCTAACGTAGCTAGTTAGTATACCTATAGATATGGTATAGAGAGCGCGAGGCAGTCTTGTAGATCCTCTCTACCTAGTCAACTAGTTGTAGCCTAGTCCTCCATTATCTAATATTCACATTTTGGAAAACACAAGGAGCGCATATCAGAACAGCTAACGGGGTGGGCATAATTTCTGGAACGTTCCAACAgtaatctgttccaaaaacttcataaataacaaggttgccaacaaacaacgcataaAATGTTGTGTAGCGGCAGagtaagataccgggtagggagtgggcaattttgttacatttttcactcaccacgtttattccgaaaaatgtctgtcctcacccaggtagcctatggacaaacattaagaataagctacatgGTGAGTTTATGCCTATTCGGCAACTAGTTATCTATGTGAATTGATCATGCTACGTTGTATGCGTTTGTTGGCAtccttgttatttacaaagtttttggaacagattcctgttggaacgttccacaaatgaTTCCCACCCCAGCTAACGTTATAGTATTTGATTTTGTATATCGCTTTGAGTATACCTAGAGCCATACTGAATGTAGGACACAATCAAATACTATAGCTGGTCTTATACGAGCTCCATGTGTGTTTTGCTAAACGTGGATATTAGATCATGGAGGATTAGGCTACAACTAACGTTAGTTGACTACCAATGTCGACCTCTTCCTCTTGTCTTTCAGGCCTATGTTTGGCAGGGGTGCTGGAGGGGTCGGGAGGACCTTTGATGCCCGACAGAAAATTGGAATGACAGATGTCAGACAGAGacttggtggaggaggaggaactgGTAACCAAAAACCAGACCTGGCATGCAGGGCAAATAGCTTTTCAGTAGTATCAAATATTCAACAGAATGACTTTGTTGGAActcaaacattttttaaattctgAACAGCTTTTGGAGCAATGCTCAAGGTAATGGGTGAAATAATACATGCCCCAGCCTTTGCCAGAGTTAAAGCAGGTATTTTGTGTGAGGACCTGCCTGTTGCCCTATTGAGAAGTAGAGGGATGTATTCCATTTGACGGATTGATTTTGTGTCAAGTGGAcatgaaaaatgcttattgagaCTTCAAGAGATCTGATCTGGATGTCTCTCTTATCTAAGCCCCATTTACAAAATAATATTTTGTTTCAAACTACACATTTTACTGTTGGACTACATTACGTTCTGTTAAGCATTCTTGCAAGTCAGATCAGACATTGGAATGGTTTCTTGCCTTCTGCTCACTCTTGTCCTGCTCTCGCTTCCTCCAGCTTTTCAAGTGAAGGATGCCAGAGAGAAACTTGGCCAGAAAGATGCCCGCTTCCGAATCCGTGGCGGAGGAGGAGCAGGTGGGGTCCAGGATGCCCGACAGATGATCAACTCACGGAAAGGAGGACCGAATACATTTAATGTTACCCCACAGAGTTTACAGCAGATACCAGCAGCACAGCTACAGACACATGTGCAGCAGATACAGATACACACTACCAACGACATTGCCAGTGCAAATGCAAGGCAGTTTACCCCCAACCTACAAGGAATGAACATTAGAGCTGGGGTTACGCCACAGCTGGGGGGTGCACCTAAGAGGATGATGGATGCTCGTGATAGGCTGAGCCTCAAGAGGAGCATTGGAGCTCCACCAAGCCAAGGAATGGCAGCACCCATGAAGATCACCAAAACCATCCAGGTAAGTGATCAGGCTGACAGTTGGCTCCAAAGTGATAGTAACCACAGGTCCAGGATCTGCTCTAATGTTATCCAGGCTTAGCTACTAGATATAATTGACCCACTTGTCGCTCAAGATGTGCACGGATAAGAGAAAATGCAAATTCTTGCATTGTTTATAGTGGTAAAGCATAGCCTCACTCCAAACATAGTTGCTAAGTTAATTGGAAATTTAGTTTAAAATTCAACTAGGCTTATTTGCTATTTAGTTATTGGTAGCATGCTTTGAGTCAAATATATTAATTCACCTTCTGAATAAtgattttatttaacttttttttagcAGCAAAGGCCGGTTGGGATGTCAAGTGGGATCCGTATGAACATGCCAAGCAGGGGTTCCCAGGTAAGGgacatatttttttgttttttgaaaagATAAGAATCAGAAGTTAGATGGCAGAATTGATTCAAATGGTCTTAGATAAAAGTTTTCTTTAGAGTATATCAACTGAATTTGGTTGATTTCTGCTGGTCATGCGCCACTTCAATGCATATGTGAGTGAGTAACGTACCATCTCTCCCTCAGTCTTTCTCATGTGATGATGATAACCCTGGCAAACAGATGAAGACCACTACTGGCAACCATATGCTGCAGTCACGGGTGTGAAGACTATGCTAGATTTTCTTaacttttctctctttctgttgctTTTTCCTAAATGATATGTATCTGTAATTCTTTATTATTCAATGTAAATCGAATAACCCTTTAGTACTGCCACACTGGCTGTATTAGTGTCTCACTCTCAACTTTCCATTCATTCACTGAAAAGTTTCaatgctttctctctttctccaacaGCCTGGCACACAGGGCTGCCCTTTCTCGATGTCAGCCCCCATCACTAAAGTAGTCAAAAACGATGCGTACACCGCTCCTCGTCCCCCAGTGCCTGTGGCACCCACAAGGCCCAACCCTAGTGTAGGGGCCTCCCGCTCCTCTGCTCCCGCCTTACAACCCATCTCCAGGACCCTCCGGCAGGCAGGGCCCACAGCGGAGCCCAGCTCCCAGCCTCCTCCACCCCCACAGGTCAGTCTCCACATGTCCCTTCACCCAGCTACTGGAGCTACTTCACCCAGCTACTGGACATATAAGGTCATCTCTATAGGAATGTGTTGGTAGGGATGTTAGCAGATACCTATAGACTTctagtcattgtgctaatgctagttatcattggctcgcaaaactacctctaacttcatactggacagagacatacaaatggtatccacaagtttatctgactctggggaagtagataaatggccTCCTTGTCAGAATCTCGAAGTATCTCTCTAACCCAGcagtgggcaattccagtcctcagagtcctgattggtgtcacagttttgccccagctaacacacctgactccaataatcacctaatcatgatcttcagtttagaatgaaatttgattaatcagctgtgtttgctacggatggaaaaagtgtgacaccaatgcCCACCCCTGCTCTAACCGGTTAACAAGTGGTCAAATTTGTTCCAAACAGTACAATAATGTGACCAACAGAAAATGCTTTGCATGCGTAAAAGGAACTGACATTTTTCATATGAAGGAAAGcgtccaggtttcaaacaattaagtattaCGTTTTCAACATGTAACTGCCACCAGCTCAGATTGCAAGGTGGATGAATGGAGAGGATGtgcacttgtttttttttttaccatgccAGATCGGCTACTGGTTGGAAAGCAGTGCGGTTTGCTTCATATTAGGAGTTAAGAAATACAAATAGTGGTAATAGAAagctgggatcctcctcttttgaATATACACACATCAACAcgcgattgcatttagaattgttccGCAATGACTGGGCTTATAAGAACGTCTCACTCCAAGCAGGTAGCAACCAGCTGCGAGCGCTCAAtgcccgacaggtgatattctgcTCAAACTAGGTTCTGTATGCGGTGCGCATTTAATAAATAAGATGCATAACGAACTAATGAAAAcggcaatttaattccactaagtTATGCAAATGAAACTATAGACTGATAAGCATGACCGGTCAAATATATTGATGGCGGCTAACCGACTAACGGTCAAATGCATCCGTTTTTTTAAaactcaatatcaaatcatttcggTAACAATTAAGTGCCTAGtgtgaaaacaaacatttattcttagcaaagagcaatttctcaagcaagaattttgccaGGACTATCTGGGAGAGCTCTGAGTGAGGagtggaaaactgaaaactagctgttggcagagaggtttggaactctttgtcTATTGACTAATTTACTGCATAGTGaggtcaccaggcaggccaaatcTCCATCCCACCtcaacaggctgaaatttcaagcAGTCTTTTCAAATGGCTCCTACACTAAAAAGCCATtataattttcacagtattattccaacttcaTAGTTTGGAAATGTATATAAACCACAGGAAAGTCACATTttggactgcactgggcctttaacatcaCTAGTTGGCAGCATAGTAAGCCTCGGGGTCAGTAATCAACCTACTTCTCTCTCGTTGATGATAGATTTACGTAAAGCCTAGCATTGGCTTGTTGTTGGTGTGAGCTGTATATGTATTTGATTGTAAAATGTTTTGGTGCACCCCTTCCAGCCTTCCTTCAGTCCTCTGGAGGGGACtaagataacagtgaataatcTGCACCCCCGTGTCACTGAAGAGGACATAGTGGTAAGTGCCTCGCGCTGTTCAGTTCTCTGCTGTTTTAGATTCTCTCTCTAGCTGTGTGTGTAAATTGCAGACCTGCTTACGATGCAGCCATGACTCATTTAGCACATTCAACTGACCTTTTTCCTGTGTTCTTGTGATGGTCCACAGGAGCTGTTCTGTGTGTGCGGTGCCTTGAAGCGAGCGAGGCTGGTGAAGGTGGGGATTGCTGAAGTGGTGTTTGTGAGGAAGGAGGACGCTGTGAGTGCCTACAGGAAATACAACAACCGCTGTCTGGATGGTAAGGGCATTTAGCAAGGGCAACATTTATTTTAAGGCTGAGTTTTTTGGGGAACCAGCCTCTGGTAATGATGCAGTTGATGATGAATAGTTATCTGAAAAGGCATTGTTTTTACTTTCTTAAATCTTTATTCATTCTCTTCCCAAGGCCAGCCCATGAAGTGCAATCTTCACATACAGGGGAATGTCATCACTTCAGACCAGCCCATTCTTTTGTaagtctttctctgtctctctgttatatTCATATTTCTCACTGCACCCTTGGTTGCGTTGCATGCAAATCAAACTTTCCGGTATTAAATTGTAGTCCACAATGTGCATGATTTCTTCCTTTCCAATTGCAATGCACATTCTTTCAGCATCACATAAAATCCTCTTTCTGTCTCACAGGAGGCTCAGTGACACTCCAGGCAGTGGAAGGAAAGAGGGTCTGCCCCTCTCTTTGTCTCGCCCCGGGGGTCGTCCAGCCTCCTCTCAGCCCACACCTGAGGTGGATCCCCAGACCATCCTCAAGGCCCTGTTCAAATCTACTGTCCAGACCCCCTCTACCACAGAGTCTCCCGGTTCACAGTGCACAGCCTTCCGCATTAAGATATAACTTTCTAGTAcatccacacacatacatgtCACAACACAATATATCCACCCTCCTGTTTGACAGAGACCTCTACTGACATCATCAAATAGCATGATACTGTATTTGTATAAATTTGACAGATCATTGGCAGGTTGTAACATCTAAAATTAACACACTGATGCTGTCGTCCAGATTTTTAGgaaagaaaaacatttgtagCCGTGGCATACTACATAGATGCATGTCTCATAACGGACCAATGTGAGGCAGTCTGAtttgttcatttattgttttaATCAAATTTGGTGGGGTGATAAACTGGACAGTTGtgggtatttttttttaatcacatgGTTCACTTTTACAACTGTTCAAATAGTTCACATTGAACACCCCTCTTGGAATCATGAGATGTTTTGTGCTGGTTGGAgtcgtgcccccccccccccccccccccccccccccaaaccgaTGGTGTCACTATGACCTGATGCACGAACCCATGAAGATACTTGTACTGTGAACTACAGGCAACGGTGGTTCTTGTACTGGACATAATATAAAGTTTGATTTCAGAATGACTTGTACACATGCTTGTATTCCATTGTGATATTTGGTTTGCCGTTCTCCTTTTTGTGGCATTCAGGTTGTTCTATGCTTTTTTTGTGGCTGTTATTTTACTCTTTATTGCTTTTTGCGCAGCGTAGAGAAGTTATGCTAATTTGCTCAATTTATGTTCAACTGTCTGTAAATTGCTTTTTACAGCTGCCTTTTATGTCAGTCATGAAGATATGGTAGTGAGGTCAGATCTATGTACAAGTTAATTACTGCCAATAAATATGTTGCTTTATAAAGATGTGTtcatattgatgtgtgtgtgtgtgtgcgtatatatatatcattggtTTATAGCCTTATTTCTCAATAGAATTTTGATCATTCTGCATTAGTGTCTTTATGTTTGTCTGCTAGACCGGGGTTCAAAAGGGCCGGAGATCccttttgtgatagcaaattcaCCAGGGACCCCCTCATAAACAGATTACAATGCGAGTGCAATTTAAAAAGGGCTTACAAGGAGTTTTACATTGTCTGCTGTGCATTGCTGGGCGAACCATTTAAGACCCTGCTCTTGGCATCTGAGAGAAAATGTAGCAGTTTTaattttgtcatggggcagaCATGTTTGTTGTTCCAGCTTTAAAGCtattctgcaattctacacattttgcaatgaggcAGAGAGCAAACTGCTGTTTTAAAACTTTAATTGGGGAATAGTATTAAGTTTCAAAATGTATAAATTGTGGCGTACTGTGAATACCAATATCCCTGAGCCTCCCTtggcccatgttgcccagggttaaggACATCAATTGTAGATAAATACTATTACATAGTGTTCTATTACATACTTTACATTTATTACACGGATCCCTTGGCCAAAAGTCATATCTGTTAGtaatattcatttaaaaaaatgaaatgttaaATATGTTGATCTGGCCGCGGACCCCTGCAGTACACCTGGACCCCATTTTGAAAACCCCTGTGACAGACAGCTAGAGCCTCTAAAAAGTAGGATTAACATTTTTGGTGGGGGGATTTGTGTTAAGCATATTTAGACTACAACCAATCCATTTCTACTTCCTGTGTGAAAGGTCGCAAAGAAGATGGCGCCGTCCAAGAAGAAACATGCCAACCAGGCTTGTGTTATTCCAGGAGGTTTTACAGGTAACCATTGCTAAAATAACTCACGTAAACAGAGaatgtgatttaaaaaatataattttggGTTTGTTAGTTCGATCATGATCTCATTCTGTTTTAACCACGCTAGTTTgcttctagctagctaactccacAAGGTATGTCGAACACTCAATATAAGCTTGCTTCAAGACAAAACTTTGTAAACACACGAGTCTTATGTGCCTTATGGTTTTTAACGATTAAAATCGGTCAACTTGATGTCTGTATATTATTTGGACTGCATTCCCTAATACTACATAATGTAGCGTAAGCAAAGATTGTCTACTATGTTTTACTCTCAGGCTAAAGCCATTAGTAACCTCTGGATCTCCATGGAGTTGTAGACAATGTATTAGGACCTACCTAGACAGATGTTTGACTGTATTTTGACTGAACCACTCTTCTCAGTGCTTTCTCTACAGTTCAGTACTGACAGTGTTGCCCAGCACAAAATATGTGTAAAAGAGCATCGGGTGCGAGCAGAGAAAACCACACAAAGACCCCTCGACAGAACACTGTTTGTCCTGAACATTCCCCCATATTGCTCTGAGGTACGTTTATGTTGTGAAGACTGTCAATTACCAATCAGTGTGCATGTGATTGTTGTACTATTAGCAAGTCTACAGACAAATGAAATGTTTGTATTACAGCTGTCGGTGGCCAAATAAGGTATAAATGTACTAATCTCTTTCAGGGTGTCATAAAGGAGCTCTTCTCTCAGTTTGGTCCTGTTCAGTCTGTGGAGCTGAGGGAGAAGCCAGGGTCCTTTGAGCACTCAGGACCCAAGCTGGGCAAGTATTTCACACCAGCACAAAAACAGGTATGCCCTGAATCCGGACAACAAAGCTCTGTGTTTAGATCAGATTGATTATTGAAGTGCCTATGGACACCTTTTCAGTATTGAGCCTTTTATGTTTCCATTTCCTACAGGGGTTCAGAGTGGGTTACATCGTGTTTCAGAAGGCCATCAGTATTACAGCAGTGAAGTCCCATCCCCATGATGTCCCATTGGTTGTTTCCACAGAGCAGCGACCTGTGTTGACAGGTCTTCAGAGTGAGTGAGCTTTAAAGTGCTCTTCTCGATGCTTGGTCTTTTCTAAATGTCGGCAGAATGTATCAAATTGGAAAGACATTTCACCCAGATTTAATACAGTATTTGACATGCCTTTCACGTCTCTCGCTTTTATTTCTTTTGTCTTTAGAATGGATTCATCAGTACAAGCAGTCATTTGCTCAGCCAGACAAACTACAGGAGGCAGTTGACACCTTCATGCAGGATTATGATAAGAGAAAAGATGAGGTCAGATTCTCCCCCTGTATCTCAATCTCAACTCCTCATTTTGGTATTTCTgttaacatttatttttcttaCCCAGGAGGCAGAGCGACAAAAGGAGGAGGCTGAGGAGCagctggaggatgaggagggctgggtaaaaGTTACCAGGGGTAAAAGCGGGACCAAGACCCGCCCCCACAGT of Salmo trutta chromosome 1, fSalTru1.1, whole genome shotgun sequence contains these proteins:
- the LOC115200357 gene encoding ribosomal RNA-processing protein 7 homolog A, with protein sequence MAPSKKKHANQACVIPGGFTVLSLQFSTDSVAQHKICVKEHRVRAEKTTQRPLDRTLFVLNIPPYCSEGVIKELFSQFGPVQSVELREKPGSFEHSGPKLGKYFTPAQKQGFRVGYIVFQKAISITAVKSHPHDVPLVVSTEQRPVLTGLQKWIHQYKQSFAQPDKLQEAVDTFMQDYDKRKDEEAERQKEEAEEQLEDEEGWVKVTRGKSGTKTRPHSEVSNKKALQKESRKRKRKELMNFYTWQHRNTQKEHIAELRKKFEEDKQRIALLRAQRKFRPY
- the LOC115200332 gene encoding polymerase delta-interacting protein 3 isoform X2: MEDISLDEVIRRRGFNNKETVKRPMFGRGAGGVGRTFDARQKIGMTDVRQRLGGGGGTAFQVKDAREKLGQKDARFRIRGGGGAGGVQDARQMINSRKGGPNTFNVTPQSLQQIPAAQLQTHVQQIQIHTTNDIASANARQFTPNLQGMNIRAGVTPQLGGAPKRMMDARDRLSLKRSIGAPPSQGMAAPMKITKTIQQRPVGMSSGIRMNMPSRGSQSFSCDDDNPGKQMKTTTGNHMLQSRPGTQGCPFSMSAPITKVVKNDAYTAPRPPVPVAPTRPNPSVGASRSSAPALQPISRTLRQAGPTAEPSSQPPPPPQPSFSPLEGTKITVNNLHPRVTEEDIVELFCVCGALKRARLVKVGIAEVVFVRKEDAVSAYRKYNNRCLDGQPMKCNLHIQGNVITSDQPILLRLSDTPGSGRKEGLPLSLSRPGGRPASSQPTPEVDPQTILKALFKSTVQTPSTTESPGSQCTAFRIKI
- the LOC115200332 gene encoding polymerase delta-interacting protein 3 isoform X1, with protein sequence MEDISLDEVIRRRGFNNKETVKRPMFGRGAGGVGRTFDARQKIGMTDVRQRLGGGGGTAFQVKDAREKLGQKDARFRIRGGGGAGGVQDARQMINSRKGGPNTFNVTPQSLQQIPAAQLQTHVQQIQIHTTNDIASANARQFTPNLQGMNIRAGVTPQLGGAPKRMMDARDRLSLKRSIGAPPSQGMAAPMKITKTIQQQRPVGMSSGIRMNMPSRGSQSFSCDDDNPGKQMKTTTGNHMLQSRPGTQGCPFSMSAPITKVVKNDAYTAPRPPVPVAPTRPNPSVGASRSSAPALQPISRTLRQAGPTAEPSSQPPPPPQPSFSPLEGTKITVNNLHPRVTEEDIVELFCVCGALKRARLVKVGIAEVVFVRKEDAVSAYRKYNNRCLDGQPMKCNLHIQGNVITSDQPILLRLSDTPGSGRKEGLPLSLSRPGGRPASSQPTPEVDPQTILKALFKSTVQTPSTTESPGSQCTAFRIKI